In Colletotrichum higginsianum IMI 349063 chromosome 1, whole genome shotgun sequence, the DNA window CTGGCTCTGCGCGGCGACCACGTCACCCAGCAGCCATTCCGCGACGCATCTTCGGGCTCCGTTCTCTGCTGGAACGGCGAGGCCTGGAAGCTTGCCGGCGCACCCGTTCAAggcaacgacggcgaggcggtATTCTCCCTGCTCACTGCGGCCAGTagccgcgacgacgccgaggacgcgaTATTGGACGTGCTGCGAAGCATCCAAGGCCCCTTTGCATTTGTCTACTTTGACGCGCCTGCGTCTCGTCTCTACTACGGTCGCGATCGCCTCGGTCGGCGTTCCTTGCTGCTGAATCAGGAGGAGGGGTTGCGGCTGTCCAGCGTTGCCGAGAGCACGTCGCCGGCTTGGGCCGAAGTAGAGGCGGATGGCATCTACGTGCTGAACCTGGTCGGATGGCGCGGTGACTCGAGTGGCTCACCCTCCCCTCGGTCGTGGACACCAGGTGAGGCGGAGACGGTAAGCTCGACGCTTCCGGCGGATGATGGTTCGTTTTTGCTACTTACGATGTCAGGTTCTCAACATCGGCGTTTTCAACATGGCACTACCGCCCCGGGACACCCAGCCACTGTcagcgtcgtcgccatcggtCCGGGATGTAAAGCAACAGTTGACAGAATCGCTCAAGCTACGCGTCCTGGACGTTCCCACACCACCGGCTCACGAGGCGGACAACGACACGCGGATTGCCGTTTTGTTTTCCGGTGGGTTGGACTGCACTATCCTGGCGCGTATGGCAAGCGATCTTCTGCCCTCAGAACAAGGCATTGACTTGATCAATGTCGCCTTTGAGAACCCTCGCTTGGCGGCGAAGGCCGAGCAGTCATCTGATGGCCTGACCCTCTATGAGGCGTGCCCGGACAGAATTACTGGAAGAAAGTCGTTCGCCGAGCTAACCGCTGTTTGTCCAACCCGCCGGTGGAGATTTATTGCTGTAGGATTTCTTCATACACCCGCAACTAGGCAGACGTTTGCTAACCCCTGACAGGTGGATGTTCCTTACCAAGAAGTACTTGGGCATCGGAGCCAAGTGATCTCGTTGATGCACCCCCATAACACCGAGATGGACTTATCCATCGCTTACGCCCTCTACTTTGCCGCCcgcggcatcggcatggcGCAAAGCCACCCTTCTGACACGGCTACTCACTACGCCACACCAGCACGAGTCCTCCTTTCCGGTCTCGGTGCTGACGAACTATTCGGCGGCTACGTGCGGCACGCCACCGCCTTCGCGAGGAGAGGTCACCTGGGTCTCCTCGATGAGCTGAAGCTGGACGTCGGCCGACTTGGGAAGCGGAACCTTGGACGCGACGACAGAGCCATGGCCCACTGGAGCCGCGAGGTGCGGTTCCCTTATCTCGACGAGGATTTCGTCAAGTGGTCGATCGAAATGCCAGTGTGGGAGAAGTGCGATTTCGGCTTCACTGAAGCAGACGCAGAGATTGAGCCTGGGAAGAGGGTGCTGAGGCTGCTCGCCGAAGCGCTCGGCATGACTGCTGTCGCccgggagaagaagagagccgTAAGCTTCCAAGCCGATTCTTTTCTCGGAAACTCGGAGCTAACGACATGGTAGATTCAGTTCGGCTCGAGAACAGCCAAGATGGAGAGCGGCAAGACGAAAGGGACCACGCTCATTTCTCCTTGAGAGTTCGATCCGGGATGCTAGTGTTTCCCGAGGCTGGCGGTGATGATTACACAGATACTTCCGAGTTGGCGGTCGCCCGAGGGCTGCTGTCGGCGACTGCGCGTTTCTGCTGCTTTGCAGTACAGTAACCCTTTGCCTGCGGCATGCACTCGAGCTTCAAACGAGACCGTCAGCAATGACGCCGTAAAGGCAAGTCTGAGCCAGAGCAGAGTCGAACTGTCCGATAGAGTGATTCTGATAGATAAGAGCAAACGATTCAGCCCTTCAAATCAGTGAGCATGTATGTCCTTGGGCTCTACCAGTGATACAACTTGATGACTTCCATTCTATCGAGGACTCGGGTTTCGAGACTAGGGTACTATTTTTCACTGAACGAAGCAAGCGCATCACGACAACCAGATACCACCACACCGGGTTGTCGATGCTACTGGCATTGGGCATCGGCCGAGGCTCCCTACATCCCgtccgtcaccgtcgccatcAACTGCGAAGCTTTAAGGGGTTGGGTTCCCCGTTCCTCTGCCCCCTCCCTTGTATATACAGTACGCTCGCTaccttggcctcggcagTGCCACTAACAGGCCCTCGACCCCGGCTTGGCTGCATCGCTTAGCTGCTCTGAGCCCTCAACAGAGACATGATTGACCTGTCACGGCATATCTGGTGGGGCGACCATAAGCACAGCCTCTGTTTGTGTGATCCTTCGTTCTGCTGCCTAGGTAGATCAACCCACAAAGATGGGACAGTAACCAGCTGCTTTTCTCCGTTGATAATGGAACCGAGTCCGCCCAAAGTGCCCATCTACTAGGAACCGGACTGCAGTTGGACCCTTTTTCAAGCTTGGACTTTGCTCATCAACCTCCCACATGGTCATGGACAGGCTCCATGGTATCcgatcaccaccaccgtcagACCAAGTCGGATTTCCGCCGTCCAGTGCACAGCCATCGGACTCATTCGCAGACGACCATAGGCCACTCATGCAATCCGCGGACTCGGCAGAAGACCGACCCCAGGCGGGAGAACCTCGGCACGCAATCCCGATGAGTTCGATGTCCTTCAGCGCGGCAGCTCCGCCCCGacacggcgccgcctccgcacCGGCCCATGTATTCGGCGGCTCCGATGCCTCTTACAACCCACTTCCCGATGCGGAACACGCCTCAGCCGAATCACCTGGCTGGGATTACACACCAGGACGTGCCGAAACCAAGTCCGGAATCTCGTACAAGGAGTCTCAACTCGTCCACACGGAGAAGCAGCCGTGGACCGCGTCGCTTCGCGGGTGGGTGCCGGAGCTCCTCTGGTGCGTAGTGAGCACCGCCTCGGTCGCCGctctcgccggcgtcctgaGCCGCTTCGACGGCCAGCCGCTGCCGGAGTGGCCGCTCGGGCTGACGCTCAACACCCTGATCGCCTTCCTCGCGACCCtggcccgcgccgccttcgtcatCCCGGTCTCGGAGAGCATCTCGCAGCTCAAGTGGCTCTGGTACCGCGAGGAACGGCCCTTGAAGGACTTTCAAGATTTTGACTCGGCGAGCCGGGGGCCGTGGGGGAGTATCCAATTGCTGAAGACGACCAGGGCATGGTATGATGTACCCTACCTAAAGATAAATGGACCCGCTGACGGTGATGCGTGAGGCAGGTCTCCCAGCGTGATTTCGACCGTAGTTTTCCTTACGGCCATCTTCACGTCGACTTTGACGCAGTCTGCCGTGACGTACCCTGTCCGTCTGGCCCGCGTCGACGGAACCGCGGTCGTCTCCCGCTCGACCTCCTTCTACTTCAACACCGCCAACGTCTTCTCCGGGGGTAAGTTGCTTCCGCGACTGCCCACGGCAATGCTCTCCGCTGACAACATCGCCTCTCCGCAGTGAACCAGCAGCACTATACCGAGCAGTCCATCTTCGAGGGGCTGAGCTACAGCCACACGCAGGAATTCCCGCTTAGTCCGGCGCGCTGCCCCACGAGCGAGTGCAAGTGGGAGCCGTACACCTCGCTGAGCGTGTGCGCCAAGTTCTGGAACGTCACGGACTCGCTCAACGTCACCGTTACGCAGAggtctcctccgccgccgttACGCTTCGCCTCCCTCCCGAACGGGATCTCAGCCAACCTGAGCGGCTACTACCAGGGAATGGTCGTCCTGAGAGGCACGCGGCGGCCCATAGCCTCCGACGTGAACCCTGAGTCGTCCATACTCAACTTCACCGTGCTCTACTCCCTGCGCACCGGCCCGGTCGAgatcatcggcgccgccgaggcggtgCTCTACTTCTGCACCAAGACGTACGACCTCTCGTTCGCCGGCAACATCGAGTCGAggtccgtcgtcgacgtcacGACTAATGTCGAGACAGGGTCCGTCGAGCTGCCCGCGGGCCAGGGCCGCCGCGAGCTGCCGGCCATCAAGGACCCCCTCGAGCCCGGCGCCAACTTCCCGTTCGGCGGGACGGGGCTCGGGTCCATGGTGGAGAGCTTGGCGTATGCCCTCAACGGCACGTACGCGGACATGGGCGCCAGCGATCCGAGCACGCTCGGcctggcgccggcgcggtACTGGGCCGCGTTGCAGTACGGGGCCAAGACCCTCGAGGACCAGGGTAGGCCGGGTGTTTCGCAAGAGACCGTAATCAACGAAGGCATTGCGAACATTACGGGCAACGTTGCGAGGAGCTTATCGAACCGGTGAGTCTTTCTGATCTGCTccctgatgctgctgccgttTCTTTCATTGTTGATATCCGATTGTCTCATTGtttcctcctcgtcttgcTCCAtaccttttttcccctttctcttcttgaCTTAGTTGATCGATCGTCAAACCGAGCAAAGGCTGATCAAAGGCACCCCCAGGATAACAAAAGACACCACCAATGTCACGGGCGacgtcctggccgccgagaccTTCGTCCAGGTCCGCTGGCCCTGGCTCGCCTTCATATCCTCCCAGGTCGCCCTCTCCGCTCTGCTCCTCGCgatcgccatcatccagaCCAGGGTGGCGCGCATCGGGGTCGTCAAGAGCTCCGTGCTGCAGGGGCTGGTCGCCGTCAACTCCAAGGACAAGCAGGCGCTGGAAATCTGTCTCGCGCAGCGGAAGCAccaggacgaggtcgacgagatTGTCAGGAGGGGACCTGGGATCGCGTGGAGTCTGGGAATGACGGAACGTGGGTGGAAACTAGGCTGCTAGCTGACAGCGGTCCAGTTACAGTGACGGTAGATTGACTCCTCTGGACATATGTACATTACGACAATATACAGGTCAACAACGTCTCGCTCCCCATAGCACGCTGTCCGACAAACCGGCGAACTTTATACCCGTTGGGCGTCAGTTCTCTATCTAGAGCGTCTTCCAGAAGTGAGTTTGGGAGTGAGAAGACAAGCAGGTTTTACACTCATTCTGTATCTATAGGAATATACCCAGCCTGTGAAAACTCCTGTCCTATGTGTTaataagtcagactacccacttttcggcaccccccccatttcggcaccccaaaaatgaagctattcccatcatactcgtcgacttcaattaatcattgacttcttctagatgcaacaacaatacagctttcagcttcactagggtattcagagtcgctggattcggctgcatcatcctctttttccccagccttaagttgcgcctgctggatgtctttgatgttggcgaacttagtgttaggatccagctggactgcccttcttttccttactgcagtattggtgacttgggcctgcagaagctccagtttctgctgggtatttgccagctcatatgcctgctcgctgaagcctttttttaccttcctgaatagaaggcgttgagtaaaggcatcattctccagctctgtgaatagcttcaactgcccagctagatccttcatcttccttggcgtcgaccatgccactgcagatgacgcagatacccatccttcagcttccttgcctccagactgccctttgctgacctgatcagatgatcctgatgctgctggtgttgatgggagcagtagggagctcatcagaggcttcgccatagagacaggccataaccctgtccatttccaaccacttctaatgttctgcatcgtcatacctgcagtacgagccttctgataacagcctataaagttcctcttgcctacaacagttgaatcattccactgaccaaggtatccaagctccttcctataggctgccttgacagggctgaagactgactgatcaagtggctggaggacatgggaggtatgtggcggtaagaacaatagatggatgttgtttatatagcataaccacataaagtcagtcgttgtatgactcccatgtccatccatgatcagcagcctgacctccttgccctgaggaagagtctgagggatgaagaccttctgcagccattcaactgcagtggcatctgaagtccatccattctccgttgcagtgaattgccatccttcataagggccaaggtctagaggaaaccactgctgctggactgccttgcccttatagataacgaggggattcagaacatggcccagggcagagatgcattcgatgatggatacccatgcccttgatccaggctgtttcttacgtacagacttcgtctcagacatgcccagcaccagcccattagatccctggccctcaaggataccagtctcatccatgttgtatctattagctggtttgatgctggtgatctctggtatggcgagtagtttgaaccagtccctgatgacctcagtagatgccccattaacacgcctagaatcgatagggcgacttctctggaccttgactgatggattcctcttcaagaaggcttggatccagccttttcctataggctctgtatcccccatggcatggaggatcctttctgcgaatagcctcacttgcagatgggttggggcaacaccaagggcatgctgaatgcgaacccattcagccagtttagcctcctgactaacagaaagtctctgcaggtcagaaaaggcaattgaccttggttgagtgcccttaatccgatactgaagtgttgatcttgggatgccatacacctgaccagccctcttaatgggcatgccgttggttattgcgtcaagggcctgattgacttcatcttcggtatactggcccataaggttgaaaagaagctctgaggaaaaaatgaggttattcgcataagtatagaaaatgttgttgatgttgaaagttgaggggtatgttctggtgatgaggcatttgaggcatttttggggtgccgaaatggggggggtgccgaaaagtgggtagtctgacttactGCGTCCACCTAGATACACGGCCACATCTGAtgccatcctcctcgacctAACATTCTACTCCCGCCGAGTCCAGCGGATCTTCGAGGGCTGCATCGGACGTGCAAACATGGACGAATGGTCCGTCGGTGGCACGACGCCATGACGTCCATCCATTGTCTCGAGCTTAAAGTTGCGCACGATGGTAGCAATAATGACACCCAGGTTCAGATACGCAAACTTCTCACCAATGCAACGATGTCTCCCGGCGCCGAACGGGATATACGGACTCTTCGTCCCCTTCGACACAGCCCCGTACCCGTAGTCGACGGtatcgtcgacgtcgacggcaccctcgccggccagggGCTCGTCCCAGCGGTGCGGGTCCCAGCTCCCAGCGTCCGGGAAGAACTCGTCGCTCATGGCCGTCACCATGGGCGAGGCCAGAAGGACCTTGTCGGTCCCGACGACATAGGGGCTCCCGGGAATATGGAGGGGGTTCTTGACTTTACGGAGGATCGAATGGATGGAGCCGTGCAGGCGGAGAGTCTCCTTTACGACGTTGCGCAGGAGCGGGAGCTTGTCCAGGTCCGCGTACTGCAGGGGCGGCAGACGGAGGCCCCTGTCGCCTTCGCCTAGGTTCCGGGCCTGCTCCTCGTagagctcctcggcgatgtccGGGTGCGCGGCCAGGCGGAGCATGATCCACGCgctggcggacgaggacgagtgTTGGCCCCCCATGAGGAGCGTGATCATCATGCAGGCGATCTCGCTGTCGGGCACGGGTGTCCCGTTCTTGTAGCTCGAGCTCATGAGGTTCCACAGCATGTCGTGCTCGGCTTCTGCGCCCAGGCCGGTCTCCCGGCGTTGTTTGATGATGCCCTCGTACACTGCCTTCATCTTGGCGTGGGCGGCGTCTCGACGGCGGTTTCTTGGGAGGGGCAACcgggggaagaggaagttGATCGGGGTGAAGCCCTGGAGGGTTGGCAGACTGTGTTAGCAACCATCGGTCTTTGGGAGTCAAGGCTCACGGGACTAACCATGTCAAGGTCATGATACAGCTCGGCAAACTCGGCCGTCAGCTTCTTTCGGACCTCTTCCCCCTGCAGGGACCGCGCCGCCGTGAACAGCGTGACCTCGGACATGGCGGCGGacacgtcgacgacgcccgacgCGCCCTTCCACGCGGGGCTCGTCTCGATGTAGTCCAccacctccttctcgatCAGCGGCACGTGCGATTCGAGCGCCCTCTGCATCAGCCCGAACTTGACAAACTTCTTCTGCTCCATGAGCTTCGAGTTCGGGCAGTCGTAGATGACGTCCTGGCCGAACACGGGGATCGTGAGCGGGCCGTAGATCTCCTCGGCGTTGACGTCCTGGAGCCTCCCGTTTAGGATGAAGTCGTTGCCCTCGATACCCAGGTAGCAGGTCATCTTCCTGCCGAAGAGGGTGAAGGTGAAGACGTCGCCGTGCTAAAGTCGGCCCGTCAGTAGAAGGGGCGGTCATGAAGCACGGAACATCGTACCTTTTTCCGGTGCTTGATGAAGAACGCTACGGGGTCCATGCCGT includes these proteins:
- a CDS encoding Asparagine synthase, translated to MCGIHAVVSRDGFQSLPTATRTCLCNRGPDHLGEVQAQSKTGGAGSENLFLTFTSTVLALRGDHVTQQPFRDASSGSVLCWNGEAWKLAGAPVQGNDGEAVFSLLTAASSRDDAEDAILDVLRSIQGPFAFVYFDAPASRLYYGRDRLGRRSLLLNQEEGLRLSSVAESTSPAWAEVEADGIYVLNLVGWRGDSSGSPSPRSWTPGEAETVLNIGVFNMALPPRDTQPLSASSPSVRDVKQQLTESLKLRVLDVPTPPAHEADNDTRIAVLFSGGLDCTILARMASDLLPSEQGIDLINVAFENPRLAAKAEQSSDGLTLYEACPDRITGRKSFAELTAVCPTRRWRFIAVDVPYQEVLGHRSQVISLMHPHNTEMDLSIAYALYFAARGIGMAQSHPSDTATHYATPARVLLSGLGADELFGGYVRHATAFARRGHLGLLDELKLDVGRLGKRNLGRDDRAMAHWSREVRFPYLDEDFVKWSIEMPVWEKCDFGFTEADAEIEPGKRVLRLLAEALGMTAVAREKKRAIQFGSRTAKMESGKTKGTTLISP
- a CDS encoding Carboxylic ester hydrolase; amino-acid sequence: MSFSAAAPPRHGAASAPAHVFGGSDASYNPLPDAEHASAESPGWDYTPGRAETKSGISYKESQLVHTEKQPWTASLRGWVPELLWCVVSTASVAALAGVLSRFDGQPLPEWPLGLTLNTLIAFLATLARAAFVIPVSESISQLKWLWYREERPLKDFQDFDSASRGPWGSIQLLKTTRAWSPSVISTVVFLTAIFTSTLTQSAVTYPVRLARVDGTAVVSRSTSFYFNTANVFSGVNQQHYTEQSIFEGLSYSHTQEFPLSPARCPTSECKWEPYTSLSVCAKFWNVTDSLNVTVTQRSPPPPLRFASLPNGISANLSGYYQGMVVLRGTRRPIASDVNPESSILNFTVLYSLRTGPVEIIGAAEAVLYFCTKTYDLSFAGNIESRSVVDVTTNVETGSVELPAGQGRRELPAIKDPLEPGANFPFGGTGLGSMVESLAYALNGTYADMGASDPSTLGLAPARYWAALQYGAKTLEDQGRPGVSQETVINEGIANITGNVARSLSNRLIKGTPRITKDTTNVTGDVLAAETFVQVRWPWLAFISSQVALSALLLAIAIIQTRVARIGVVKSSVLQGLVAVNSKDKQALEICLAQRKHQDEVDEIVRRGPGIAWSLGMTERGWKLGC
- a CDS encoding 14-alpha sterol demethylase Cyp51A translates to MSTLLETIQPVSTASIAVYGFIGLVALILFNACQQVVFRSKTEPPVVFHWIPYIGNAVSYGMDPVAFFIKHRKKHGDVFTFTLFGRKMTCYLGIEGNDFILNGRLQDVNAEEIYGPLTIPVFGQDVIYDCPNSKLMEQKKFVKFGLMQRALESHVPLIEKEVVDYIETSPAWKGASGVVDVSAAMSEVTLFTAARSLQGEEVRKKLTAEFAELYHDLDMVSPGFTPINFLFPRLPLPRNRRRDAAHAKMKAVYEGIIKQRRETGLGAEAEHDMLWNLMSSSYKNGTPVPDSEIACMMITLLMGGQHSSSSASAWIMLRLAAHPDIAEELYEEQARNLGEGDRGLRLPPLQYADLDKLPLLRNVVKETLRLHGSIHSILRKVKNPLHIPGSPYVVGTDKVLLASPMVTAMSDEFFPDAGSWDPHRWDEPLAGEGAVDVDDTVDYGYGAVSKGTKSPYIPFGAGRHRCIGEKFAYLNLGVIIATIVRNFKLETMDGRHGVVPPTDHSSMFARPMQPSKIRWTRRE